In Labilibaculum sp. DW002, a single window of DNA contains:
- a CDS encoding uroporphyrinogen decarboxylase family protein — translation MTKREIIKCVLDGNKPPYVPWSFKFTEEPKEMLQAHYGVEDLDVPLGNHILNLGSDIGFFEEVGPDLHQDVFGVVWDRSIDKDIGMPVEVLIKEPSMEGVVFPDPLDPRFFANIEPEIEKKPDMFRLFQIGFSLYERAWTLRGIENLLMDFMMYPDFVHELFTKIADYNIAQMKKAMEYDIDAIYFGDDWGQQSGLIFGYDMWKEFVYPQLKRMYSYARENGKYVMIHSCGDVDELFPDLVELGLNSFNPFQPEVMDIYTILPEYRGRLAFHGGLSMQKILPFGTVEDVENESKRLLELGKDGGYIFSPSHSVESDTSKENIMKFIEMAQAQLK, via the coding sequence ATGACAAAAAGAGAAATCATTAAATGCGTATTGGATGGAAATAAACCTCCTTATGTGCCGTGGTCGTTTAAGTTTACCGAAGAACCAAAAGAAATGCTTCAGGCACATTATGGTGTTGAAGATTTAGATGTACCTCTTGGAAATCATATTTTGAATTTGGGTAGCGACATTGGCTTTTTTGAGGAAGTAGGACCCGATTTGCATCAGGATGTTTTTGGCGTTGTTTGGGATCGTTCTATTGATAAAGATATAGGAATGCCAGTTGAGGTATTAATTAAGGAACCTTCAATGGAAGGTGTGGTTTTTCCAGATCCTCTTGATCCTCGCTTTTTTGCGAATATTGAGCCAGAAATTGAGAAAAAGCCAGATATGTTCCGGTTGTTTCAAATTGGTTTTAGTTTGTACGAACGTGCATGGACATTGAGAGGAATCGAAAATCTGTTAATGGATTTTATGATGTATCCTGATTTTGTACATGAATTATTTACAAAAATTGCTGATTACAACATTGCTCAAATGAAAAAAGCAATGGAGTATGATATTGATGCCATTTATTTTGGTGATGATTGGGGACAGCAAAGCGGTCTTATTTTTGGATATGATATGTGGAAAGAGTTCGTATATCCACAATTGAAAAGAATGTACAGCTACGCTCGCGAAAATGGTAAATATGTAATGATTCACTCTTGTGGTGATGTGGATGAATTGTTCCCTGATTTGGTAGAATTGGGCTTGAATAGTTTTAATCCTTTTCAGCCAGAGGTAATGGATATTTACACCATATTACCAGAATATCGTGGTCGTTTAGCATTTCACGGAGGGTTATCGATGCAGAAGATTCTTCCTTTTGGAACTGTTGAAGATGTTGAGAACGAATCCAAAAGATTACTTGAATTAGGTAAAGATGGTGGCTATATTTTCTCTCCATCTCACTCGGTAGAAAGTGATACTTCAAAAGAGAATATTATGAAGTTTATTGAAATGGCACAAGCTCAGTTGAAATAA
- a CDS encoding sugar-binding domain-containing protein — MKKISLVLVCFFIIVSSLKADNVRSVKDFNFDWKFNLGDTPKAKSTDFNDQDWRELKLPHDWSIEQSYTTENTAGSTGFLPTGIGWYRKTFSIDASQQNKLFHIEFDGIFSNAEVWINGHYLGKRPYGYSAFTYELTKYLNFGGENVIAVKADNANYANSRWYTGSGIYRNVRLVSTSKIYVPQFGAWVETPQVSQKQAKVKVSSIVKNTFGKAQKLKLKVAIKDKSGKLIASGSKKLTVAAVDTSSISLTIANPELWNLEQTNQYTAEVQVFAGKELKDKYDVDFGIRSVRFDANKGFFLNEKNIKLKGVCLHHDAGAVGGIFIRDVWKRRLENLKDIGVNAIRMSHNPADPGLLKLCDEMGFVVINEALDEWRRNKNKWITSRFAKDMRPELITGYGDIYEEWAERDVKDMVRNSRNHPSIIMWSMGNEIEWTYSYYYKMEKSNQGLGNQVLMEETGDGKDELKETAEEIEKWIKEIDPNRLVTTGGVLPRAGNITGYFDVPDVMGYNYRADDYDTDHKNYPNRIIYGSENWGTYQEWKDAVDREFISGIFIWTGIAYLGESGPYPWKGLDISLLDFCGYYTPRGHFFKTLWSDKPYTYLATKHAKKAQWIQKGDKWIDNRVTGWLDKWLFEDVEQTWNYETGDSVFVEVYSNAPQVELFINQKSYGVKNPDDFEDHIVKYLVPYAEGEIKAVGLNESKKESEYQIKTAKWVSKLVLKADRTDMKANGYDVVHVQAYIQTKSGELVPDKEMQIEFDVEGEGVNIGVDNGWDRNVQKHKSNYIVTHKGRAMLLVQSTRKAGAIKISARAGEMKSNQIEIKTEL; from the coding sequence ATGAAAAAAATAAGCCTCGTTCTTGTTTGCTTTTTTATAATTGTTTCCTCGCTTAAAGCGGATAATGTAAGAAGTGTAAAAGACTTTAATTTTGATTGGAAATTTAATTTAGGTGATACGCCAAAGGCAAAGTCAACTGATTTTAATGATCAGGATTGGAGAGAATTGAAATTACCGCACGATTGGAGTATAGAACAGTCTTATACCACAGAAAATACTGCTGGTTCTACCGGATTTCTTCCAACAGGAATTGGTTGGTATCGAAAAACATTCAGCATCGATGCAAGTCAGCAAAACAAATTGTTTCACATCGAATTCGATGGTATTTTTAGCAATGCCGAAGTATGGATCAACGGGCATTATTTAGGCAAAAGACCTTATGGTTACAGCGCTTTTACCTACGAGTTGACCAAGTATTTAAACTTTGGAGGAGAGAATGTGATTGCTGTAAAAGCAGACAACGCCAATTATGCCAATTCTCGTTGGTATACAGGTTCGGGTATCTACCGAAATGTACGATTGGTAAGTACATCGAAAATTTATGTGCCACAGTTCGGAGCTTGGGTAGAAACACCACAGGTAAGCCAAAAACAGGCCAAAGTAAAAGTAAGTTCGATTGTAAAAAATACTTTTGGCAAAGCCCAAAAGCTAAAATTGAAAGTAGCCATTAAAGACAAATCAGGTAAACTGATTGCAAGTGGTTCAAAGAAATTAACGGTTGCAGCTGTTGATACTTCATCAATTAGCTTGACAATTGCCAATCCTGAGCTTTGGAATTTAGAGCAAACCAATCAGTATACAGCAGAGGTGCAGGTGTTTGCAGGCAAAGAGCTAAAAGATAAATACGATGTAGATTTTGGAATTCGTAGTGTCCGTTTCGATGCGAACAAAGGATTCTTTTTAAATGAGAAGAACATCAAGTTAAAAGGAGTTTGCTTGCATCACGATGCAGGAGCTGTTGGTGGTATCTTTATCCGTGACGTATGGAAACGAAGACTTGAAAACCTAAAAGACATCGGCGTTAATGCCATTCGCATGTCTCATAATCCTGCAGATCCTGGCTTGCTAAAATTGTGCGACGAAATGGGTTTTGTGGTAATTAACGAAGCATTGGATGAGTGGCGACGCAATAAAAACAAGTGGATTACCAGTCGTTTTGCAAAAGACATGCGTCCAGAATTGATCACCGGCTACGGCGATATTTATGAGGAATGGGCAGAGCGCGATGTGAAAGACATGGTTCGTAACTCTCGAAATCATCCATCCATTATTATGTGGAGCATGGGGAACGAAATAGAATGGACTTATTCCTATTACTATAAAATGGAGAAAAGCAATCAGGGCTTGGGAAATCAGGTGTTGATGGAAGAAACCGGAGACGGTAAAGATGAGTTGAAAGAAACAGCCGAAGAAATTGAGAAATGGATTAAAGAAATAGATCCAAATCGTTTGGTAACAACAGGTGGTGTATTGCCAAGAGCAGGAAACATTACGGGTTATTTTGATGTGCCAGATGTAATGGGTTACAACTACAGAGCCGACGATTACGATACCGATCACAAGAATTATCCGAATAGAATAATTTATGGTTCGGAAAATTGGGGAACCTACCAGGAGTGGAAAGACGCAGTAGATCGCGAGTTTATTTCAGGGATTTTTATTTGGACAGGTATTGCCTATTTGGGTGAATCGGGACCTTATCCCTGGAAAGGTTTAGATATTTCTTTACTTGATTTTTGTGGCTACTACACACCTAGAGGACATTTCTTTAAAACACTTTGGAGTGATAAACCATATACTTATTTGGCAACCAAGCATGCTAAAAAAGCACAATGGATTCAAAAAGGAGACAAGTGGATTGATAACCGTGTTACAGGTTGGTTAGACAAATGGTTGTTTGAAGATGTAGAGCAAACTTGGAATTACGAAACTGGCGATTCGGTATTTGTAGAGGTGTATTCGAATGCACCGCAAGTAGAACTGTTTATCAATCAGAAGAGCTATGGTGTAAAAAATCCTGATGATTTTGAGGATCACATTGTAAAATACCTTGTGCCTTATGCCGAAGGAGAAATTAAAGCTGTTGGCTTAAACGAATCGAAAAAGGAGAGTGAGTACCAAATAAAAACAGCGAAGTGGGTTTCGAAATTAGTCCTGAAAGCCGACAGAACAGATATGAAAGCCAATGGTTACGATGTGGTTCATGTACAAGCTTACATACAAACAAAATCTGGCGAACTGGTTCCCGATAAAGAGATGCAAATCGAGTTTGATGTTGAAGGAGAAGGCGTAAATATTGGTGTTGACAATGGTTGGGATCGAAATGTACAAAAGCACAAATCGAATTATATTGTTACCCACAAGGGACGAGCGATGTTGTTGGTTCAAAGTACACGCAAGGCTGGAGCTATAAAAATATCAGCACGTGCGGGAGAAATGAAATCGAATCAGATCGAAATAAAAACAGAATTATAG
- a CDS encoding corrinoid protein — protein MSELLNQIAACIVSGKINRNSAYPPAMKNQDGADELCKKALDQGIAAGEILEKALMLGMEKVGIKFRENKIFVPQVLMSAKAMSAAMNHLKPYFCKGNANRKGVLIIGTVEGDLHDVGKNLVATIVEGNGYEVVDLGTDVNAEMFLEAAEKYPGSIIGLSALLTTTMENMQNIVKSIKSSNAALKVCVGGAPVNQDFCEEIGADSYNSDPQGMVEYLNSLAS, from the coding sequence ATGAGCGAACTATTGAATCAAATTGCAGCTTGTATTGTATCGGGTAAAATCAACCGGAATTCAGCTTATCCACCAGCCATGAAAAATCAGGATGGTGCAGATGAACTCTGCAAAAAAGCGCTTGATCAAGGAATCGCTGCTGGAGAAATTCTAGAGAAAGCCTTGATGCTTGGAATGGAAAAGGTTGGTATTAAATTTCGTGAGAACAAGATTTTTGTTCCTCAGGTTTTAATGAGTGCCAAAGCAATGAGTGCGGCAATGAATCATTTAAAACCCTATTTCTGTAAGGGAAATGCCAACCGTAAAGGAGTGTTGATTATAGGAACAGTGGAAGGCGATTTACATGATGTTGGAAAGAATTTGGTGGCGACTATAGTAGAAGGAAATGGATATGAAGTGGTCGATTTGGGAACAGATGTAAATGCTGAAATGTTTCTTGAAGCTGCCGAGAAATATCCTGGTAGTATCATTGGATTATCAGCATTGTTAACCACAACTATGGAGAACATGCAGAACATTGTAAAATCGATAAAAAGTAGCAATGCAGCCTTGAAAGTATGTGTTGGAGGTGCGCCTGTTAATCAAGATTTTTGTGAAGAGATTGGTGCCGACAGCTATAATTCCGATCCACAAGGAATGGTAGAATACCTAAATTCACTTGCTTCATAG